A region of Nitrospirota bacterium DNA encodes the following proteins:
- a CDS encoding beta-lactamase family protein, whose translation RLVKTFLPKFNTLKFTPGTNALYSNFNYMVLGAVIESASGKSYEEYIMMHILQPLRMSQTGFVYTPSMARHEAAGTLPVIHYYTPLIPLFIGKKDIGYERHGKLFWMNRVYIDATPSTGLIGPASEVARFMLMVLHGGTLDNAVILAPESVSLLTETQPVRGYGLGWFVGESGGSRFLEHAGGGPGFATIFRIYPDDDLGIVILSNGTDLDRKGIADLLAKINWYQHI comes from the coding sequence CCAGACTCGTAAAGACATTTTTACCCAAATTCAATACATTGAAATTCACTCCAGGCACAAATGCCTTATACAGCAATTTTAATTATATGGTTCTGGGTGCGGTTATAGAGTCTGCGTCAGGTAAGTCGTATGAGGAATATATCATGATGCATATCTTGCAGCCATTGCGCATGTCACAGACCGGTTTTGTATATACACCCTCAATGGCAAGGCATGAGGCAGCCGGTACGCTGCCTGTTATCCATTATTACACACCGCTTATACCTTTGTTCATTGGTAAAAAAGATATCGGATACGAACGGCATGGTAAATTGTTCTGGATGAACAGGGTGTATATTGATGCTACCCCGTCTACAGGTCTTATTGGACCCGCGTCCGAGGTCGCCCGTTTCATGTTGATGGTTCTTCATGGTGGTACGCTTGACAATGCAGTAATCCTCGCCCCGGAATCAGTCTCCCTGCTGACAGAGACTCAACCTGTCAGAGGTTATGGGCTTGGATGGTTCGTTGGCGAATCAGGCGGCAGTCGTTTTCTTGAGCATGCAGGAGGAGGTCCGGGATTTGCGACTATTTTTCGCATCTATCCTGATGACGATCTTGGTATCGTCATCCTTTCAAACGGCACTGACCTTGATCGTAAAGGTATTGCCGACTTACTGGCAAAGATCAACTGGTATCAACACATATAG
- a CDS encoding DUF799 family lipoprotein, producing MNKGNLLSIILVGFLLTACAMPMMTVPPNPSNPIETVAVLPMYNATNDVVGPRTVRELTEKRIKHWQYTSKPLNEVDMILRDQMGVTLGSQLELTTPQKLGAALGVDGVLYGYLVDFGDVTTGVFNEKRVRAGFRLVDTKTGKVVWAGGRGVRNQSGALEAMASARDEGIEGLKSVQGVAEIPGLKDWDSIGGASDTSFKRAMGEKLLMKATGGYLKPETEAMLDRIFNNFPAGRGTVQTATVKFPEVSVPQPPAIGNPFMSYMKVGDKDFTSDLVMTSVFKKENREMVIHGKLAKGGENFRTDIDMSRAMEDQAKGMPAGLYKTAIISQGKVRKNYTLYPDLKKYMDLKVVEDDTKEPKITKKKLGEEVVDGHKCDKYQIEITASDGKPFEGLIWEARDLNGFVIKTEFEDGSSRQTMELKNVKLVTPPASLFEVPKDYTLAAGFLDLMSE from the coding sequence ATGAATAAGGGTAACCTGCTCTCCATCATCCTGGTCGGTTTTCTTCTGACGGCTTGCGCGATGCCTATGATGACCGTTCCGCCAAATCCTTCCAACCCGATAGAAACCGTTGCAGTTTTGCCTATGTATAACGCAACCAATGATGTAGTAGGACCCAGGACGGTACGCGAATTGACCGAAAAACGGATAAAACATTGGCAATATACAAGTAAGCCCTTGAATGAGGTCGACATGATCCTCAGGGATCAGATGGGGGTGACACTTGGTTCGCAGCTGGAATTGACGACTCCGCAAAAGCTCGGCGCAGCGCTTGGTGTGGATGGAGTCCTGTATGGCTATCTGGTGGACTTCGGTGATGTGACTACCGGTGTCTTCAATGAGAAGCGGGTCAGGGCCGGATTCAGACTCGTTGACACAAAAACTGGAAAGGTCGTTTGGGCAGGGGGACGGGGTGTTCGCAACCAGTCAGGTGCCCTTGAAGCGATGGCGTCCGCCCGGGACGAAGGGATCGAGGGACTCAAGTCAGTCCAGGGAGTTGCGGAAATTCCCGGTCTAAAGGATTGGGACAGCATCGGCGGCGCGTCCGACACCTCCTTCAAGAGGGCAATGGGTGAAAAACTCCTTATGAAGGCGACTGGCGGTTACCTCAAACCAGAGACTGAAGCAATGCTCGATAGAATTTTCAATAACTTCCCCGCGGGAAGGGGAACGGTTCAAACCGCGACTGTCAAATTCCCTGAGGTGTCGGTTCCTCAACCCCCTGCGATCGGGAACCCTTTCATGTCCTATATGAAGGTGGGCGATAAGGATTTCACCTCCGATCTCGTGATGACCTCAGTCTTCAAAAAAGAAAATAGGGAGATGGTGATTCATGGAAAGTTGGCCAAGGGAGGAGAGAATTTTCGGACTGACATAGATATGAGCCGGGCAATGGAAGATCAGGCTAAAGGAATGCCGGCGGGTCTCTACAAGACTGCGATCATTTCGCAGGGCAAGGTTAGGAAGAACTATACCCTTTACCCCGATCTGAAAAAGTACATGGACCTCAAAGTGGTCGAAGATGATACAAAAGAACCGAAGATTACCAAAAAGAAGCTTGGTGAGGAGGTGGTTGACGGTCACAAGTGCGACAAGTATCAGATCGAGATTACAGCCTCGGATGGAAAGCCTTTTGAAGGACTGATTTGGGAGGCCAGGGATCTCAACGGGTTTGTCATCAAGACCGAATTTGAGGATGGCAGCTCCAGACAGACGATGGAACTGAAAAATGTCAAACTTGTCACCCCTCCTGCGTCCCTGTTTGAAGTCCCAAAGGATTACACGCTTGCAGCCGGTTTTCTTGATCTGATGAGTGAATAG